The following are encoded together in the Primulina tabacum isolate GXHZ01 chromosome 18, ASM2559414v2, whole genome shotgun sequence genome:
- the LOC142532515 gene encoding uncharacterized protein LOC142532515 — protein MSYLEQFRTARCAWNLASGEVQSSKDMRWVPPPLGQWRLDVDAGFNDTVGKYSGGVVIRNHFGIIFAASAIGIRKPGSVLEAELSAIHFGLILAVRGNFSDVWVFSDSCNAVKEVTSKSEARNHQGLLVLNILDILTYGRFKKLDHVSINTNKLAHCLAHFALSHPSCSCRMEGFTHRG, from the coding sequence ATGTCATATCTTGAGCAAtttagaacagctagatgtgctTGGAATTTAGCTTCAGGGGAGGTGCAGAGTAGCAAGGATATGAGGTGGGTGCCTCCTCCGTTGGGGCAGTGGCGACTTGACGTCGATGCTGGGTTTAATGATACTGTTGGTAAATATAGTGGGGGTGTTGTGATTCGAAATCATTTTGGAATTATTTTTGCTGCCTCAGCCATAGGCATACGTAAACCAGGATCAGTGTTGGAGGCAGAGCTCTCGGCTATTCATTTTGGTTTGATACTTGCTGTGAGAGGTAACTTTTCTGATGTTTGGGTCTTCTCGGACTCCTGTAATGCTGTTAAAGAGGTGACGTCGAAGTCTGAGGCTCGTAACCATCAAGGACTGTTAGTCTTGAACATATTGGATATCTTGACTTATGGTAGATTTAAAAAGTTAGATCATGTTAGTATAAATACAAACAAGTTAGCGCACTGTTTAGCGCATTTTGCTTTATCTCATCCTTCTTGTTCATGTCGGATGGAGGGTTTTACCCATCGTGGTTGA
- the LOC142533513 gene encoding uncharacterized protein At2g23090-like, giving the protein MGGGNGQKAKMARERNAEKMKGNKGSQLDSNKKAMSIQCKVCMQSFICTTSEVKCKEHAEAKHPKADLYTCFPHLK; this is encoded by the exons ATGGGAGGAGGCAACGGCCAGAAAGCGAAGATGGCTCGGGAGAGGAATGCGGAGAAGATGAAAGGAAATAAGG GAAGTCAGCTGGATTCCAACAAGAAGGCCATGTCCATCCAG TGCAAGGTTTGCATGCAAAGTTTTATTTGCACTACTTCAGAGGTAAAATGCAAGGAGCATGCTGAAGCTAAGCATCCAAAGGCTGATCTCTACACCTGTTTTCCCCACCTGAAATGA